The DNA sequence GAGATCCTGCAGGGCACCGACATCCGCATCGCCGGTGAGAGCGCGAAATTCGGAATCTCCGAGGCGAAGTGGAGCCTGTATCCGATGGGCGGATCGGCGGTGCGGTTGGTCCGCCAGATCCCGTACACCATCGCCTGCGATCTGCTGTTGACCGGACGCCACATCACCGCGGCCGAGGCGCTCGAGTACGGGCTGATCGGTCACGTCGTTCCGGACGGCACCGCACTGGACAAGGCGCTCGAGATCGCCGAGGTGATCAACAACAACGGCCCGCTGGCGGTGCAGGCGATCCTGCGGTCGATCCGCGAGACCGAGGGTCTGCACGAGAACGACGCGTTCAAGATCGACACCAAGATCGGTATCGAGGTGTTCCTCTCCGAAGACGCCAAGGAGGGCCCGCGGGCCTTCAAGGAGAAGCGGGCGCCGAACTTCAAGATGAAGTAGGGGTGGTTCCCCGCCGAACGTGCGGTGAATGCGACTTTTCGCCCGATTTCTCGCACTGAGCGCACGCTCGACGCGCTGTCGGTACCCCTCGGCACACTCCCCGCATGGGGGAGCCATTCATCGGCAGTGAGGCCATCGCGTCGGGCGCGCTGACGCCCTACGCGCTGCGCAGTCGTTTCCGCGCGATCTACCCGGACGTCTACGTGCCGCCGGACCTCGAAGTGACAGCGACCCAACGCGCTGAGGCAGCGTGGCTGTGGACGCACCGCCAGGGCGTGGTCGCCGGCCGGTCGGCGGCGGCGATGCACGGCGCGAGATGGGTCGACGCCTCGAAGCCGGCCGAGGTGCTGTGGCCCAACCGCCGCCCGCCGCCCGGCCTGCGGACGTGGTCGGACCGCGTAGGCGACGACGAAGTCGAGATGGTCGACGGTGTCCGGGTCACGACACCGGCCCGCACCGCACTCGACATCGCGGCGCGATACCCGTTCGGCCGGGCGGTCGCGGCGATCGACGCGCTCGCCCGCGCCACACACCTCAAGGTCCCCGATGTCGAACTCCTGGCCGAGCGGTACCGCGGCCGCCGCGGAATCCGCAACGCGCACAACGCCCTCGGCCTCGTCGACCCGGGCGCCGAATCCCCCAGGGAGACGTGGCTGCGGCTACTGGTCGTCCGCAACGGCTTCCCTGCCCCGCAGACCCAGATCCCGGTGTACGACGGATACGGCCAACTCGTCGCCGTCGTGGACATGGGCTGGCAGGACATCAAGGTGGCCCTGGACTACGAAGGCTCCCACCATCTCGGGCCGGACCGGTTCAACAAGGACATCCATCGCCACGAGGCAATCACCGAACTCGGGTGGATCGACATCCGGGTCACCTCACGCGACACCGAGGGCGGCATCATCGCCAGGCTGAGATCCGCATGGCGCCAGCGAGCGTGAGCCCACTGCGAGAAATCCGGCCGAAATTCGCAGTGGGCGCACGTTCGGGGTGAACGTCAGCGGTAGTGGCCGTGGAACACGTAGGGCCGCGGCGCGAACCAGGGGCCGTAGTGCGGCCGCGGGCCGTGGAACGGGTGACCCGGGTGAAACCAGGGACGGTACTCGGCGAATCCGGTGTCCACCGCCGCGACGTGGGCTGCGGACACGGCCGTCGGGGCCGGCACCGCCGCCTGCGCCGCCCCACTCCCCATGCCGACCGTCACGGCGAGCACGCCGCCGCACAGCATCGCACCACCGACCGACCGACGCACACGGTGCGTATGACCGACATTCATGTCTTGCTCCTTCATCGCTGATGAACAGTCGATGACAACAAGCTTCGGCTCCCACCGTGCGGCGGGAGTGGGAAAGGAGTGGGAGGTGGCTGTCAGTCGAGAACGCGCTTGGTCGGCGTGAACACCACCGGCATCGATTCTGGGCCGCTGACGAAGTTCGCCGGGCGCAGCGGCACCGCGGCGTCGTCGGCGAGCCGTAGATCCGGCAACCGTTGCAACACCTTCGTCAGCATCAGCCGAAGCTCCAACCGGGCCAGCTGGTTGCCGAGGCAGAAGTGGGTGCCGAAGCCGAAGGCCACGTGGCTGTTGGGGTTCCGGTCGATGTTGAAGGACTCGGGGCTGTCGAATACAGCTTCGTCGAAGTTCGCCGACTCGAACATCAGCATGATCTTCTCGCCCGAGCGCAACTCCGTGCCGTGGAACTCGGTGTCGGCGGTGAGCGTGCGGCACATGTTCTTCACCGGCGACGTCCAGCGCAGCATCTCCTCGATGGCCCCCGGCAACAGGTCCACGTCGGCGACCAACCGCTCCCACTGATCGCGGTGCCGCAGGATCTGCTCGGTGCCGCCGGACAGCGTGTGCCGTGTCGTCTCGTCGCCGCCGATCAGGATGAGCAGCGTCTCGAACACGATCTCGTCGTCGGTCATCCGCGAACCCTCGACCTCGGCGTTGACGAGCACCGAGAACAGGTCGTCGGTCGGTTCGGCCCGCCGCTTGGCGATGACATCCATCGTGAACGCGGTGTAGGCGGCGAACGTGTCCATCAGCTTCTGGATCACCAGTTCGTCGACGTGCGAACTCAATCCGCACACCAGGTCGTCGGACCAGGTGAGCAGCATCTCGCGCTCCTCGGGCAGCACGCCCAGCATGTCGCCGATCACGGCCATCGGCAGCGGGGCGGCGATGTCGCGGACGAAGTCGCACTCCCCGCGCTCGCACACCGCATCGATCAGCGTGTCGCACAACCGCTCGATCGAGGGCACCTTGTCCATGACCCGCTTACGGGTGAACCCGGAGTTGACGAGTTTGCGCCGCAACAGGTGCGCGGGGTCGTCCATGTCGATCATGTACGGCATCCCGGGCTGGTCGGGCCGGATACCGCCGGTCGACGAGAAGAGCTCGGGGTTGCGCTCCGCGTCCAGCACGGCCTGATACGTGGTGGCCGCCGCCAGCCCGTTGCGGTCGCGGAACACCGGCTGGTTGGCCCGCATCCAGCGGTAGGCCTCACGTGCGGCCGGCCCGTCGGCGTAGAACGTGCCGTCGGTCAGGTCGACGTCCGGTTTGGTGCTCAACGTCTGCGTCATCGAATCTCCTGTGCATCACCGAATGTCATCTCGACATTGGCAGACGCCTGGCTGGCGATGGCCCGTTTCGGTAAACCCAGTGCGGCGAGTTCCCGGGCATAGGGGTGGTCCCCCAGCCGCAGACGCGCCCCGCCGAGCCGCGCCGACATCCCGGTGTTGCGCATCTCCCAGGGGATCTCACGCGTGACGCCGTCGAGACAGCTGTAGGTCCTGAGCACCTGCGGTCGCGCGGTGAGCGCCGACGGGATCGGCACGCCGCGACCGAACTCGATCCCCGCCACGAGTTTGCCGTCGACGGTGACGTCGAAGTCGAACGTCGGCGTCTCGCGGACGCGGAAGTCGGCCATCACCTTCGGGAAGCCCCAGATGCGCCGGCCCGCCTCCAGCGTGAAGGTCTGGTCGACGGGCAGGTGGTGGATGAACGCCGCCGCGGAGGCGAGTGCCCGAGGCCCCTTGGCCGACGAACCCGGCGGGTTCACCATCACCGCCGTGCCGAATTCGTGGTACTGCCCGAGGTCGCCGTCGACGTAGCGCACCAGCATCAGCATGACGACCGTGCGGCCGGGCAGGTATTCGCACACCGGCAGGCCGGAGTAGTCGATCATGCGCTGCGCCGCGGACGCGGCGACGGAGAACATCGCGACGTGGGTGTTGGCTTTACGGATGCGCACCGGCATGGTGAGCACGGTGTCTTGGATCGTGTGTTGCGAGGTGGATGAGCGCTCGCGCGAAGACCCTGAGGCGGTGGTATCCGTCATCCGGTCAATCTAGAACGTGTTCTAGACAACTCGCAAGAAGTGTCTACACGAGGTCGGCGAGCTCGCGGACCTGCTCGGCCGAGCGTGCACTCACGACCATCATCGTCACGCCGGCCGCCTCCCAGACCTTGATCTGCTCGCGGACGTAGTCGGCGTCGCCGACGATCGCGGCGTCGTCGACGAGCTCGTCGGGAATCACCTTGGCCGCCTCGTCCTTGCGGTTGCTGCGGAACAGCTTCGTGACGTCCTCGACCACCTCGGCGTAGCCCATCCGGCGGTAGACGTCGGCGTGGAAGTTGGTGTCCTCGGCGCCCATCCCGCCCATGTAGAGCGCGAGGAACGGCTTCATCATCTCGAACGTCGCGGGCCGGTCGTCGGTGATGACGACCTGGGCGGTCGCGCAGATCTCGAAGTCCTCACGGCTGCGGCGCGCGCCCGGGCGGGCGAAGCCCTCGTCGAGCCAGGAGTTGTAGGTGTCGGCCATGCGCGGGGTGTAGAAGATCGGCAGCCAGCCGTCGCAGATCTCGGCGGCCAGCGCGACGTTCTTCGGACCCTCGGCGCCCAGCATGATCGGGATGTCGGCGCGCAGCGGATGGGTGATCGGCTTGAGCGCCTTGCCCAGCCCGGTGGTGCCCTCACCGGTCAGCGGCAGCGGATAGTGGGGGCCGTCGCTGGTCACCGGCGCCTCGCGCGCCCACACCTGACGCAGGATGTTCACGTACTCGCGGGTGCGCGCCAAGGGTTTGGGGAACTTCTGGCCGTACCACCCCTCCACCACCTGTGGCCCGGACACCCCGAGGCCGAGGATGTGGCGGCCACCGGACAGGTGGTCGAGGGTCAGCGCCGCCATCGCGCAGGCGGTGGGGGTACGCGCCGAGAGCTGGATGACCGACGTGCCCAAACGCATCCGCTGCGTGGCCGAGCCGAGCCATGCCAGCGGGGTGTAGGCGTCCGATCCCCACGCCTCCGCGGTGAAGACGGTGTCGAAGCCCGCCTCCTCGGCCGCCGCGACGAGTTCGGCGTGATTGGTCGGCGGCTGCGCTCCCCAATACCCGAGCTGGAGTCCGAGCTTCATTGCTGTGCCTTCCTCGCCTGTCAGACGGTCCTTGAAACCGTTCTTAGAACCTGTTCTACTCTGTGCTGTGACCGCCAGCCAAAGCAGCCCGGCGCTGATCGAGACGCATGAACCGCCCCTCTCGGCGCCCTTGAAGTTGTCCTTCGACTACACCCGTTCGGTCGGGCCACTGCTCGGCCAGTTCTTCACCGCCCTGCGCGACAGACGCATCGTCGGCGTCCGGGGCTCCGACGGTCGGGTCCACGTGCCGCCGGCCGAATACGACCCGGTGACCTACGAACGGTTGACGGAGATCGTACCGGTGGCCGCCGTCGGAACCGTGGTGTCGTGGACGTGGCAACCACAGCCGCTGGAGGGCCAGCCGCTGCAGCGGCCGTTCGCGTGGGCGCTCATCAAACTCGACGGCGCCGACACCCCACTGCTGCACGCCGTGGATGCAGGTGAGTCCGACAAGATCAGTGCCGGGACGCGGGTGCACGCGCACTGGGTCGACGAACCCGTCGGCGCGATCACCGACATCGCGTACTTCGCACTGGGCGAGGAGGCGGAACCCGAAGGTGAACCCTCCGACAAGGATCCGGTGACGATGCTGGTGGTGCCGAGCGCCATCGAGATCCAGCACACCGCGTCCGCGCCGGAGAGCACGTTCCTGCGCGCCCTGCAGGAGGGCAAGCTGCTCGGTGCCCGCACCGGCAAGGAGGGCAAGCTCTATTTCCCGCCGCGGGAAGCCGATCCGGCCACCGGCCGGCCCACCACCGAGTTCGTCGAGCTGCCGGACAAGGGCACCGTCACGACGTTCGCGATCATCAACATCCCGTTCGCCGGTCAGCGCATCAAGCCGCCCTACGTCGCGGCCTACGTGCTGCTCGACGGCGCCGACATCCCGTTCCTGCATCTGGTCACCGAGATCGAGGCCGACCAGGTGCGGATGGGTATGCGGGTCGAGGCGGTGTGGAAGCCCCGCGAGGAATGGGGCCTGGGCATCGACAACATCAGCCATTTCCGGCCGACGGGTGAGCCCGACGCCGAGTACGACACCTACAAGCACCACCTGTAGAGAGGCTCTTTCCGTGACCGATATTGCAGTGGTGGGCTTCGCGCACGCCCCGCACGTGCGCCGCACCGAGGGCACCACCAACGGCGTCGAGATGCTGATGCCGTGTTTCGCCGAACTCTACGCCGACCTGGGCATCACCAAGGCCGACATCGGCTTCTGGTGTTCCGGGTCGTCGGATTACCTTGCTGGCCGGGCGTTCTCGTTCATCTCCGCGATCGACTCCATAGGCGCCGTGCCGCCGATCAACGAATCGCACGTCGAGATGGACGCCGCCTGGGCGCTCTACGAGGCCTACATCAAGATCCTCACCGGCGAGGTGGAGACCGCGCTGGTGTATGGGTTCGGCAAGTCCAGCGCGGGCACACTGCGCCGCGTGCTTGCGTTGCAGACCGATCCCTACACCGTCGCCCCGCTGTGGCCGGATTCGGTGTCGATGGCGGGCCTGCAGGCACGACTGGGTCTGGACGCCGGCAAGTGGACCGCCGAGCAGATGGCGCAGGTCGCGCTGGATTCGTTCGCGGTCAGTGAGCGCACGGACAGCGAGAAACCGGCGACGAGCGTCGACGAACTGCTCGAACGTCCATATTTCGCCGAACCCCTGCGCCGCCACGACATCGCGCCGATCACCGACGGGGCGTCGGCGATCGTGCTGGCCGCCGGCGACCGGGCCCGTGAGCTGCGCGAGAACCCCGCGTGGATCACCGGTTTCGAGCATCGCATCGAGACGCCGATCCTCGGCGCCCGCGACCTGACCACCTCACCGTCGACCGCCGCGTCCGCGCAGGCGGCCACCGGCGGTGACACCGGCTCCATCGACGTCGCCGAGATCTACGCGCCGTTCACCCACCAGCACCTGATCCTCAAAGAGGCAATCGGCCTGTCGGATGCGACGATGATCAATCCGTCCGGCGGCACACTGGCCGCCAACCCGATGTTCTCGGCCGGCCTGGAGCGGATCGGCTTCGCGGCCCGCCACATCTTCGACGGCTCGGCTCAGCGGGTACTGGCGCACGCCACCAGTGGGCCTGCGCTGCAACAGAATCTGGTAGCGGTCCTCGAGGGACGAAACGGCAAGAACGGCCGATGAGCGCTTGCGCGAAGAGGAGAAGATGATGGCGAAGAACAAGGCAGCCGTGCTGGGCACCGGGCAGACCAAATACGTCGCCAAGCGCCAGGACGTGTCGATGAACGGCCTGGTGCGCGAGGCCATCGACCGGGCGCTGGCCGATTCCGGCATGACGATGGACGACATCGACGCGGTCGTCGTCGGCAAGGCGCCCGACTTCTTCGAGGGCGTCATGATGCCCGAACTGTTCCTCACCGACGCCGTCGGCGCCACCAACAAGCCGCTGATCCGTGTGCACACCGCCGGATCGGTCGGCGGGTCCACCGGCGTGGTGGCGGCGAGCCTGGTGCAGTCCGGCAAGTACCGCCGCGTGCTGGCGATGGCCTGGGAGAAGCAGTCCGAATCGAACGCCATGTGGGCGTTGAGCATTCCGGTGCCGTTCACGAAGCCGGTCGGGGCGGGGGCGGGCGGCTACTTCGCCCCGCACGTGCGCGCCTACATCCGCCGGTCGGGCGCGCCGGAGCACATCGGTGCGATGGTGGCGGTCAAGGACCGGCTCAACGGGGCGAAGAACCCGCTGGCCCACCTGCACCAGCCCGACATCACGTTGGAGAAGGTGCTGGGCTCGCAGATGCTGTGGGATCCGATCCGCTTCGACGAGACCTGCCCGTCATCCGACGGTGCGTGTGCACTGGTGATCGGTGACGAGGAGACCGCCGACCGCCGGGTCGCCGACGGCCATCCGGTGGCGTGGATCCACGCCACCGCGCTGCGCACCGAACCACTCGCCTACGCCGGGCGCGATCAGGTCAATCCGCAGGCCGGCCGCGACGCCGCCAAGGCGCTGTGGGCGGCGGCCGGGATCACCAGCCCGATCGACGAGATCGACGTCGCCGAGATCTATGTCCCGTTCTCGTGGTTCGAGCCGATGTGGTTGGAGAACCTAGGATTCGCCGCCGAGGGTGAGGGCTGGAAGCTCACCGAGGCCGGTGAGACGGCGATCGGCGGGCGGCTTCCGGTCAACCCGTCGGGCGGTGTGTTGTCCTCGAACCCGATCGGCGCGTCCGGCATGATCCGCTTCGCCGAAGCCGCCATCCAGGTGATGGGCAAGGCCGGTGAGCATCAGGTCGAGGGCGCCCGTAAGGCGCTCGGCCACGCCTATGGCGGTGGTTCGCAGTACTACTCGATGTGGGTGGTCAGCTCCGACAAGCAGACCACGTGACGATGAAGTACACGGTCAGCATCGCGATGGGCCCCATCGATCAGTTGGTGGAGCTGGCGAGATGCGCCGAAGAGGTCGGTTTCGACGCGATCGCGCTGCCGGACTCGCTGTTCTACATGGAGAAGCAGGCGGCCGACTATCCGTACACGCCCGACGGCTCGCGGATGTGGAACGCCGACACGCCGTGGGTGGACCCCCTGATCGCCGCCGCGGCGATGGGTGCGGTGACGTCGACGCTGCGGTTCTACACCAACGTGATGAAGCTGGGTTCGCGCAACCCGCTGCTGCTGGCCCGCCAGGTCGGCTCGGTGGCGAACCTGACGAACAACAGGTTCGGATTCGGCGTCGGGATCGGCTGGGCGCCGGAGGAATTCGAGTGGTGCGGGGTGCCGTTCGCGCGGCGCGGCAAGCGGGTCGACGAGATGATCGAGGTGATCAAGCGTGTACTCGCCGGCGGCATGGTCGAGTTCCACGGCGAGTTCTTCGATTTCGACCGGCTGCAGATGAGTCCGGCACCGTCGGAGCCGGTCCCGTTCTACGTCGGCGGGCACACCGATGTCGCGCTCAAGCGCGCGGCGCGCGTGGGTGACGGCTGGACCAGCGCCATGATGACCGGTGCGCAACTCGCCGAGACGATCGGAAAGCTCAACACGTTGCGGGCCGAATTCGGCCGCGAGGGTGAACCGTTCGAGTTCCAGGCGGTGTGCATCGACAAGTTCGGGGTGGACGGCCATCGGGAACTCGCCGAGGCCGGTGTCACCGACAACATCGTGATCCCCTGGCTGTTCGACGGATTGAGCTTCGATGCTCCGCTGGACAAGAAGAAGGACTCGATGAAGCGGTTCGCCGACACCTACATCCGTTCGGGGTGGCAGCAGCGCTAGCCGCTACCGGGCCAGCCGGCTCACCGCGGTCGTGGCGAGTCCGAACACCATGCGCTTACCGCGCTTCGCCGCATCGGCGAGCAGGCGTCGGCCGGGCGCCGTCAACGCCACCTCGTCGCCGACGGCGGCGGCCCCACCGGACTCGACCCAGCAGTAGCTGCCCAGGCACCGGTTCGCCCGGTCGGCGACCGCCCTGGTGATCCTGCGGTCCACGTCCAGGCCGGGTTGCGCCCGGCTCGGCACCACACAGCGGATCGTCGGCATGGTCACCTCGAGCACCGCTGTACCCATCCTCAGGTGTCCGCCCGTCCAGTGGGACTCCGGGAGCCCATCGTGCGTGTCGACCTCGGCCAGAAGCACATTGGGGCGGAAGCGACGGACGTCGACGGAGGCCTCCCCCATCTCGGCGGCGATGGTGCCCAGGCTGGCTCGCGTCATCACGTGGACGGGTGCGAGGTCGACGAACATCCCCGGCGGCGTCGAGTAGCGGGCGAGCAGCGTCAGGTCGGAGAAGCGCATCATCGACAGATCGGGCAGCCTCTCCCCGTCGGCGATCCCGAAGTCGGAGCGCAGTGAGGCGATCGGCGAGTGATTGCGGTCGGTCAAGCCGAGGCGGTGCAGGCTGGTGTCCGACGCCGGCGGCAGCGCGGTCAACCGCACCTCGCGCCCGGCGAGTTCGGACAGTTCGGCGTGGATCGCGGGATCGTCGGAGCGCCGCACCGTGCCGTTGGGGAAGGTGATCTCGACGTCGGGCACCCGTCCGGGACCGGCGTCGCCGGGGACAGGCGCGCAGTAACGGGCGGTCGCGGTCAGCAAGGCCGGCAGCCGGCGCGCGCTCGCGGTGATGTCGCGCTCGACGTCGCGCACCGCCCACAGCCGGTCGCCGTGGACCCCGCGCGGCCCGAACTCCACTCGCTCGACGGGTTCACCACCGAGCGATTTGACGGGATAACGCCACAGCTCCGCCACGTGTCCGACTCGCATCGTCCTACCGTAGGCCGAGAACACGCCGGGAACGACGATTCCCCGACGCAATCCGCGGGTATGGGCGGTACCGGGGTCATCGAAGTGAACACAAGCCGCTGTCACGCAGCGATGAGGTCGTTGTCCGCCGCCGCGCTGGCGGCGTGGACGTGCACGGCGCTGGTCGGCTGCCAAACACCGCCGGCGCCGTCTGGAGGCGGCCAGTCGGTGTCCACCGCCCCACCGTTGACCGCGGCGCCGACCACGTCGCGGACCGAATCAGAAAGCGCCGAAAGCGACGAGGTCGACTACAGCCACCTCCTGCTGACGGCCTCCGACATCAGCGACAACGAGGACGTGTTCGCGGTGCGGTCCACCACGCGGGATCCCGGCGGCCTGCCAGGCGCCAGCGCGCTGTTCGTCAACGCCGACGACACCCGCGCGGTCTCCGACACCATCGCGATCTATCCCGACGCCGCGACCGCGACCAGCACACTGCGCCGGGCCCTGTCCGAGGTGGGCAAGGTCGTCGTCGGCGGCGCTCCGCGTCGGGCGCCGGTCGGCACCGACGGCACGATCGTCGTGGGCACGTCCGCGGACGGTACCAAGGCCGCCACTCTGCTGCTGTTCACCGAAGGTCCGGCGCTGGCCAGGCTGCAATTCGAGAGCGCTCCCGGCGACGTGCCCACCGAGGAGTACGTCATCGCGGTCGGGAAGATGCAGCAGATCGCGCTGCGCACAGGATTGCGGTCGCCGGAATGACGGCTGTTCAGAAGTCCCACGCAGGGGGTATGCCGCAGCTCACGTGCGAATTATTGCGATACCGGCGGGCAAAACTGTAACGTGTTCTAGTTAGAGGGCCAGAACTCGAGGCCAGGACTTTGGAGGCGCCAGGTGACCACCGACACCGCCCACAGCGGCATCCGCGAGATCGACACCGGAACCCTGCCTGACCGTTACGCCAGGGGATGGCACTGCCTCGGCCCGGTGACGGACTACCTCGACGGCAAACCGCACTCCATCGAGGCGTTCGGCACCAAGCTCGTGGTGTTCGCCGATTCGAAGGGCGACGTCAAGATCCTCGACGGCTACTGCCGCCACATGGGTGGTGACCTGTCCCAGGGCACCATCAAGGGCGACGAGGTGGCCTGCCCGTTCCACGACTGGCGCTGGGGCGGCGACGGCAAGTGCAAGCTCGTGCCCTACGCCAAACGGACGCCGCGCTTGGCCCGCACCCGCGCCTGGACCACCGACGTGCGTAGCGGTCTGTTGTTCGTCTGGCACGACCACGAGGGCAACCCGCCCCCGCCGGAGGTCCGCATCCCCGACATCCCGGAGTTCGCCAGCGACGACTGGACCGACTGGCGGTGGAATTCGATCCTGATCGAGGGCGCCAACTGCCGCGAGATCATCGACAACGTCACCGACATGGCGCACTTCTTCTACATCCACTTCGGACTGCCGACGTACTTCAAGAACGTCTTCGAGGGCCACATCGCCAGCCAGTACCTGCACAACGTCGGCCGGCCCGACGTCAACGACATGGGCACCACCTACGGGGAGGCGCACCTCGACTCGGAGGCGTCGTACTTCGGCCCGTCGTTCATGATCAACTGGCTGCACAACAACTACGGCGGATACAAGGCCGAATCCATCCTCATCAACTGCCACTACCCGGTGACGCAGGATTCGTTCGTGCTGCAGTGGGGCGTCATCGTCGAGAAGCCCAAGGGCATGGACGAGAAGATGACCGACAAGCTGTCGCGCACCTTCACCGACGGTGTGAGCAAGGGCTTCCTGCAGGACGTCGAGATCTGGAAGCACAAGACCCGCATCGACAATCCGCTGCTGGTCGAGGAGGACGGCGCGGTCTACCAGCTGCGGCGCTGGTATCAGCAGTTCTACGTCGACGTCGCCGATGTGACGCCCGAGATGACCGACCGCTTCGAGATCGAGGTCGACACCACCGCGGCCAACGAGTACTGGAACAGTGAGGTCGAAGAGAACCTCAAGCGCCGCGAAGCCGAGAAAGCCGAACAGCCGACGTCATGACCTCACCCGAGGAGCAGGACGCCGAGGTCGACCGGTTGGCCCGGTCGATGCTCCTGCTGCACGGCGCCCACGAAGACGACGACCACCACCATCCGGAACCGTCGACCGGTGGCCGCAAGAGCTGGTCGAAGGCGCCGACGTTCCCCGACGACGACCCGCGGGCGGTCGCGGTGCGCGAAGCCACGCGCCGCGACCGCGAACGCTATCTGAACTCCGGTCTGGTGTCGGTGGACTGCCGGTTCTGCCACGTCTCGGTCATGGTCAAGAAGCTCGGGCGTGGACACACGTCGGTGCAGTGGAACTCCGAGGCGTCGCAGCGGTGCGCGCACTTCAGTGAGATCCGCGAGGCCGGCGGGCAGCCGGCGCGCACCAAGGCCTGCCCGAAACTGGCGGACAGCATCAAACACGCGGTGGCGGAGGGCTGTCTGGAGGAGAACTCCACCGCCCCCTCCCCCGGTGACGGCTGAGCGCGTCGTCCGCAGCCTCGGTGTCGTGCTGGCGGTCCTCGTCACCGCCGCGTGCACCTCACAGCAGCCGCTGATCGACGAGACCTTCAGCGGCACAGACGGTCCCGTCGTGACGCAGGACTGGGTGGTCACCAGCGGCTCGTTGTTCCGCGACCACGAGGAAGGCTGGACGGGGGTACCCGACGCAGGCGGGTCGGCGGGCGACACCGGATCGGCGGTGTTCCGGATGGCCGGTACGCGCCGTGATCTCACCGACATCGACATGTCGCTGCGGCTCGACGTGGAGCGGTTGGTCATCACCGAGCGGACACCGGCACGCGCCTACGACGGCGCCCACATCTGGGTGCGCTACCAGTCCGACCGGCAGCTGTACGCAGTCAGCGTGGACCGCCGGGACGCGACGATGGTCATCAAGAAGAAATGCGCGGGAGGCGAATCCAACGGCGGCCGCTACGTCGATCTCGGCGCCGCCGTGCCGGACACGCCGATACCGCTCGGCCGCTGGCAGCAGATCTCGGTCGCGGTCCGCAACCAGCCGGACGGCTCGGTGACGATCTCGGCGGACCGCGATGGCCACACCGTCGAAGCGGTCGACCGGGGTACCGGGTGTCCACCGCTGCGCGAAGGCGGCGTCGGGATCCGCGGTGACAACGCCGAATTGCGGTTCGACGACATCCGCGTGGTCAACACCACCGGCTGAGCCTCGTCAGGGCCGAGCGGGAAGCCCCACACCGCCGCGCACCGTCGGCGAGTCCCGGCCGGCGGTGATCGACAGGTCGGTGAACACCGGCCACGGCGCGGCCTCCGTCATACGTGAGCTGGTCAGCCCGATACCGCCGTAGGCGCCAGGCCCGCCGTCCGACGGAACCGTCAGCCGCACCGAACCGTCGACGACGATGTCGGTCGCGGTGGGCTTCACCGTCATCGACACGGTATGGGAGTCACGGGGTTTCAGCGGCAGTTGCCTGACCACCTTCGGCTTGGCGCCCAGCCCGATCGACACTCTCAGATAGCCGGAGCTCACCTGGGTCGAGATCTCCTCGCCGGTACCGACCCGGGTGACCAGGGCGGCGTTCTCCACCCCGCGCGCGGCCAGTCCCCTCATGGTCGCCGATGCCGTATAGGCCGCCCAGTCCGCAGTGGCCTGGCGGCCGTAGGCGACGCCGATCCATCGGCCGGGGCCACGCATCCTCACCTCGTCGCCGGTGGCGCGCACGGGTGCCGGAGTGTCGTCGCTCATCTCCGTCCACAGGTCGGGGCGTCGGGACG is a window from the Mycolicibacterium litorale genome containing:
- a CDS encoding Rieske 2Fe-2S domain-containing protein; the encoded protein is MTTDTAHSGIREIDTGTLPDRYARGWHCLGPVTDYLDGKPHSIEAFGTKLVVFADSKGDVKILDGYCRHMGGDLSQGTIKGDEVACPFHDWRWGGDGKCKLVPYAKRTPRLARTRAWTTDVRSGLLFVWHDHEGNPPPPEVRIPDIPEFASDDWTDWRWNSILIEGANCREIIDNVTDMAHFFYIHFGLPTYFKNVFEGHIASQYLHNVGRPDVNDMGTTYGEAHLDSEASYFGPSFMINWLHNNYGGYKAESILINCHYPVTQDSFVLQWGVIVEKPKGMDEKMTDKLSRTFTDGVSKGFLQDVEIWKHKTRIDNPLLVEEDGAVYQLRRWYQQFYVDVADVTPEMTDRFEIEVDTTAANEYWNSEVEENLKRREAEKAEQPTS
- a CDS encoding thiolase domain-containing protein, translating into MTDIAVVGFAHAPHVRRTEGTTNGVEMLMPCFAELYADLGITKADIGFWCSGSSDYLAGRAFSFISAIDSIGAVPPINESHVEMDAAWALYEAYIKILTGEVETALVYGFGKSSAGTLRRVLALQTDPYTVAPLWPDSVSMAGLQARLGLDAGKWTAEQMAQVALDSFAVSERTDSEKPATSVDELLERPYFAEPLRRHDIAPITDGASAIVLAAGDRARELRENPAWITGFEHRIETPILGARDLTTSPSTAASAQAATGGDTGSIDVAEIYAPFTHQHLILKEAIGLSDATMINPSGGTLAANPMFSAGLERIGFAARHIFDGSAQRVLAHATSGPALQQNLVAVLEGRNGKNGR
- a CDS encoding thiolase domain-containing protein, with protein sequence MAKNKAAVLGTGQTKYVAKRQDVSMNGLVREAIDRALADSGMTMDDIDAVVVGKAPDFFEGVMMPELFLTDAVGATNKPLIRVHTAGSVGGSTGVVAASLVQSGKYRRVLAMAWEKQSESNAMWALSIPVPFTKPVGAGAGGYFAPHVRAYIRRSGAPEHIGAMVAVKDRLNGAKNPLAHLHQPDITLEKVLGSQMLWDPIRFDETCPSSDGACALVIGDEETADRRVADGHPVAWIHATALRTEPLAYAGRDQVNPQAGRDAAKALWAAAGITSPIDEIDVAEIYVPFSWFEPMWLENLGFAAEGEGWKLTEAGETAIGGRLPVNPSGGVLSSNPIGASGMIRFAEAAIQVMGKAGEHQVEGARKALGHAYGGGSQYYSMWVVSSDKQTT
- a CDS encoding TIGR03619 family F420-dependent LLM class oxidoreductase, yielding MKYTVSIAMGPIDQLVELARCAEEVGFDAIALPDSLFYMEKQAADYPYTPDGSRMWNADTPWVDPLIAAAAMGAVTSTLRFYTNVMKLGSRNPLLLARQVGSVANLTNNRFGFGVGIGWAPEEFEWCGVPFARRGKRVDEMIEVIKRVLAGGMVEFHGEFFDFDRLQMSPAPSEPVPFYVGGHTDVALKRAARVGDGWTSAMMTGAQLAETIGKLNTLRAEFGREGEPFEFQAVCIDKFGVDGHRELAEAGVTDNIVIPWLFDGLSFDAPLDKKKDSMKRFADTYIRSGWQQR
- a CDS encoding MOSC domain-containing protein, which codes for MRVGHVAELWRYPVKSLGGEPVERVEFGPRGVHGDRLWAVRDVERDITASARRLPALLTATARYCAPVPGDAGPGRVPDVEITFPNGTVRRSDDPAIHAELSELAGREVRLTALPPASDTSLHRLGLTDRNHSPIASLRSDFGIADGERLPDLSMMRFSDLTLLARYSTPPGMFVDLAPVHVMTRASLGTIAAEMGEASVDVRRFRPNVLLAEVDTHDGLPESHWTGGHLRMGTAVLEVTMPTIRCVVPSRAQPGLDVDRRITRAVADRANRCLGSYCWVESGGAAAVGDEVALTAPGRRLLADAAKRGKRMVFGLATTAVSRLAR